One window from the genome of Sphingomonas lacunae encodes:
- a CDS encoding GNAT family N-acetyltransferase, with translation MIVRPAQSADMARVTAIYRHHVLHGTATFDIEPPDEAYLSGKFAALQRQGFPVMVAERDALIIGYAYAAPFRERAAYAGTCEDSIYVDPAHHRRGAGRALLGAVIDQSRSQGLHEMIAVIGGAEPASIALHASLGFRHAGRLHRVGHKFGRWLDIVMMQRALATP, from the coding sequence GTGATTGTGCGTCCGGCACAATCGGCAGATATGGCCCGGGTCACAGCCATCTATCGGCACCATGTGCTGCATGGTACGGCTACCTTTGACATAGAACCGCCCGACGAAGCCTATCTATCAGGGAAATTTGCCGCGCTGCAGCGCCAGGGTTTTCCGGTAATGGTTGCCGAACGGGATGCCTTGATCATCGGCTATGCCTATGCCGCTCCGTTTCGTGAGCGTGCCGCTTACGCGGGCACGTGCGAAGACAGCATATATGTCGATCCGGCCCATCATCGGCGCGGGGCCGGCCGGGCTTTGTTGGGTGCAGTCATCGACCAGAGCCGCAGCCAGGGGCTCCACGAAATGATCGCCGTTATCGGGGGCGCTGAGCCCGCTTCCATTGCGCTTCACGCCTCCCTTGGTTTTCGCCATGCCGGACGACTGCACCGCGTCGGTCATAAATTCGGTCGCTGGCTTGACATTGTCATGATGCAGCGCGCCTTGGCCACTCCGTGA
- a CDS encoding phosphotransferase family protein, which yields MSETTTPIDAEALFNRTIAPEGSDRLDEAKLTAWMETHVEGFVGPLTQSKFAGGQSNPTYRIDAPSGSYVLRRKPFGPLLPSAHAVDREYKAIAGLYPTGFPVARPFGLCTDDSVLGAWFYVMGMVNGRTIWDGSLPGSTPDQRRAIYNEMIDTLAALHNVDVEKAGLSEFGKPGNYFGRQVDRWTKQYRLSETETMDSMEKLINWLPATLPEQTRTSVVHGDYRIDNMIFAKDDAKVLAVLDWELSTLGDPLADFTYVAMAWVTDNGGRSGVADLDRKALGIPELDEMVERYCAATNRDSLPDMNWYFAYNFFRLAGIMQGIKKRVIDGTANSAQAKDMSDRVQPLADRAWAFAVAAGAE from the coding sequence ATGAGCGAGACGACCACCCCGATCGACGCCGAAGCCCTGTTCAACCGGACAATCGCGCCGGAGGGCAGCGACAGGCTGGACGAGGCGAAGCTGACGGCTTGGATGGAAACCCATGTCGAAGGTTTTGTTGGCCCGCTGACCCAGAGCAAGTTTGCCGGCGGCCAGTCGAACCCAACCTACCGGATCGACGCGCCGTCGGGCAGCTATGTGTTGCGACGCAAGCCGTTCGGCCCGCTGCTCCCTTCGGCCCATGCGGTTGACCGTGAGTATAAGGCGATCGCCGGCCTCTACCCGACCGGCTTTCCCGTCGCCCGCCCCTTTGGCTTGTGCACCGATGACAGCGTGCTGGGTGCATGGTTCTATGTCATGGGCATGGTCAATGGCCGGACGATCTGGGATGGGTCGCTGCCTGGTTCAACGCCGGACCAGCGCCGCGCCATCTATAATGAGATGATCGACACGCTGGCGGCGCTGCACAATGTCGATGTCGAAAAGGCCGGCCTGTCGGAATTCGGCAAACCCGGCAACTATTTCGGACGGCAGGTCGATCGCTGGACCAAGCAATATCGCCTTTCGGAAACCGAAACCATGGATTCGATGGAAAAGCTGATCAATTGGCTGCCGGCCACACTGCCCGAGCAGACCCGGACCAGCGTTGTCCATGGCGATTACCGCATCGACAACATGATCTTTGCCAAGGATGATGCCAAGGTGCTGGCGGTTCTTGACTGGGAATTGTCGACGCTGGGCGATCCGCTCGCGGACTTCACCTATGTCGCCATGGCGTGGGTGACCGACAATGGCGGCCGTTCGGGTGTCGCCGACCTTGACCGCAAGGCGCTGGGCATTCCCGAACTGGATGAAATGGTTGAACGCTATTGCGCCGCGACCAACCGCGACAGCCTGCCCGATATGAACTGGTATTTTGCTTACAACTTCTTCCGGCTCGCCGGGATCATGCAGGGAATCAAGAAGCGGGTCATCGACGGCACCGCCAATTCGGCGCAGGCCAAGGACATGTCGGACCGGGTCCAACCGCTGGCCGACCGGGCCTGGGCCTTTGCCGTTGCCGCCGGAGCCGAATGA
- a CDS encoding NUDIX domain-containing protein, whose product MNLRTAAYTLAHSLRLLWWRVRRPNVYGTKAIILNDRREVLLVRHTYAMRDLYMLPGGGYQLHEDPALAAAREVVEETGVELAGPLCLHGAFVDAAHGARNHIHVYVGRAAAGARPVADGREIAEAAWFPLDDLPANLSGPSARRIIEVRDGQQTSGVDWRT is encoded by the coding sequence GTGAATCTGCGCACCGCCGCCTACACCCTTGCCCATAGTCTGCGCCTGCTGTGGTGGCGCGTGCGGCGACCCAATGTGTATGGGACAAAGGCCATTATCCTTAATGACCGGCGCGAAGTCCTCCTTGTGCGGCACACCTATGCCATGCGTGACCTCTATATGCTGCCAGGGGGCGGCTATCAGCTCCATGAGGACCCTGCCTTGGCAGCGGCACGGGAGGTGGTCGAAGAAACCGGAGTTGAGCTGGCCGGCCCGCTTTGCCTTCATGGCGCCTTTGTCGATGCGGCCCATGGCGCGCGCAATCATATTCACGTCTATGTGGGCAGGGCAGCAGCTGGTGCCCGCCCTGTGGCTGACGGGCGGGAAATTGCCGAAGCAGCATGGTTTCCCTTGGACGATCTGCCGGCCAATCTGTCTGGCCCTTCTGCCCGGCGCATCATCGAAGTGCGTGATGGGCAACAGACATCTGGCGTCGATTGGAGGACATAA
- a CDS encoding serine hydrolase domain-containing protein: MTLSIGDPAELGFLPDRLERIPAFLKSKYLDSGRFPHAALLIGRGDEIAHLSLQGEARQGQPLAEDTIYRIASMTKPITSVTFMQLVEEGKVALSHSVASFLPEFAETGVFQAGGGNVPFVTRRPASEMKMIDLLRHTSGLTYGFQERSPVDAAYRKHKIDDFQSPRSLDEFIAELAKIPLEFDPGTSWNYGVSTDVLGAVIQRIEGKPLGDVFKERIFDPLGMTDTFFQVPQDKLHRMADAYAFHPVHKMQPFDSGAESRWAKDGKMQSGGGGLASTIGDYHRFCRMLVNGGALDGIQILSPKTLELMTANHLPGNADLTQMSKSLFSEAENAGVGFGLGFACNMAPHLTMIPGSAGEFYWGGMFSTAFFVDPVEDITMVFMTQLMPSSTYPVRREIKTMIYAALAA, translated from the coding sequence ATGACGCTTTCCATTGGCGATCCGGCCGAATTGGGATTTTTGCCCGACCGGCTGGAACGCATACCCGCCTTTCTCAAGAGCAAATATCTCGACAGCGGACGTTTTCCGCATGCGGCCCTGCTGATCGGCCGGGGAGACGAGATTGCCCATCTGTCGCTGCAGGGTGAAGCCCGGCAGGGACAGCCACTGGCCGAGGATACCATCTATCGCATCGCCAGCATGACCAAGCCGATCACATCGGTGACCTTCATGCAGCTGGTGGAGGAGGGCAAGGTCGCCCTGTCGCACAGCGTGGCCAGCTTCCTGCCCGAATTTGCCGAAACCGGCGTGTTCCAGGCCGGTGGCGGCAATGTCCCCTTTGTCACACGCCGTCCCGCGAGCGAGATGAAGATGATCGACCTGCTGCGCCACACCAGCGGCCTGACCTATGGCTTTCAGGAACGCAGTCCGGTCGACGCCGCCTATCGCAAGCACAAGATCGACGATTTCCAGAGCCCCCGCAGCCTGGATGAATTTATCGCCGAACTGGCGAAGATCCCGCTTGAATTCGATCCGGGCACGTCATGGAACTATGGTGTATCGACCGATGTGCTCGGCGCGGTGATCCAGCGGATTGAGGGCAAGCCGCTCGGCGATGTGTTCAAGGAGCGCATTTTTGACCCGCTGGGCATGACCGACACATTTTTTCAGGTGCCGCAGGACAAGCTGCACCGCATGGCCGACGCCTATGCCTTTCACCCGGTGCACAAGATGCAGCCGTTCGACAGTGGCGCCGAAAGCCGCTGGGCCAAGGATGGCAAGATGCAGTCGGGCGGTGGCGGACTCGCCTCCACCATAGGGGATTACCACCGGTTCTGCCGAATGCTGGTCAATGGTGGCGCGCTGGACGGCATCCAGATCCTCAGCCCCAAGACGCTCGAACTGATGACTGCCAACCATCTGCCCGGCAATGCCGACCTGACGCAAATGTCGAAATCCCTGTTCAGCGAGGCGGAGAATGCCGGTGTCGGCTTCGGGCTCGGCTTTGCCTGCAACATGGCCCCGCACCTGACCATGATTCCCGGCAGTGCGGGCGAATTTTACTGGGGCGGCATGTTCTCGACCGCCTTTTTCGTCGATCCGGTCGAGGACATCACCATGGTGTTCATGACCCAGCTGATGCCCTCCTCAACCTATCCCGTCCGTCGCGAGATCAAGACGATGATCTACGCAGCGCTGGCCGCCTGA
- a CDS encoding SDR family NAD(P)-dependent oxidoreductase, with amino-acid sequence MGHDLDGRIAIVTGAGSGIGQATSLLFADHGAHVIAVDVTDGVDHTARLGGGRIEVARCDAGDEQSVAQLVEDVVARHGRIDAFYANAGISGGWKGLFDQDASDWAEILRVNLIGPFLAIKYAGRVMAEAKRGSIICTASVAGLRSGAGGPAYSASKAGVINLVQTSAQMLSTSGVRVNAICPGLIETGMTKPIYDMVRERGREDRIGQLNPLRRGGQPNEIAEAALFLASDRSSYVNGHALVVDGGLSSSHPVSKQEFGRPAS; translated from the coding sequence ATGGGGCATGATCTGGACGGCCGCATTGCCATCGTCACCGGTGCCGGCAGCGGGATCGGTCAGGCGACCAGCCTGTTGTTCGCTGACCATGGCGCGCATGTCATCGCCGTCGATGTCACCGACGGTGTCGATCATACCGCCCGCCTTGGCGGCGGCCGTATCGAAGTCGCCCGCTGTGACGCTGGTGACGAGCAGTCAGTCGCGCAACTGGTCGAGGATGTTGTCGCCCGTCATGGACGGATCGACGCCTTTTACGCCAACGCCGGGATTTCGGGCGGATGGAAGGGCCTGTTCGATCAGGACGCCAGCGACTGGGCAGAGATTTTGCGCGTCAATCTGATCGGGCCGTTCCTGGCAATCAAATATGCCGGCCGGGTGATGGCGGAGGCCAAGCGCGGCAGTATCATCTGCACCGCCAGCGTCGCCGGCCTTCGTTCCGGTGCAGGTGGCCCTGCCTATTCGGCGTCCAAGGCCGGTGTGATCAATCTCGTCCAAACTTCGGCGCAGATGCTTTCGACCAGCGGCGTACGGGTCAATGCCATTTGTCCCGGCCTGATTGAAACCGGCATGACCAAGCCGATTTATGACATGGTTCGTGAGCGCGGGCGCGAAGACCGGATAGGCCAGCTCAATCCCCTGCGGCGGGGTGGCCAACCTAACGAAATTGCCGAGGCCGCGTTATTCCTGGCTTCGGACCGGTCCTCTTATGTCAACGGCCATGCGCTGGTGGTGGATGGCGGCCTGTCCAGTTCGCATCCGGTAAGCAAACAGGAATTTGGCCGCCCGGCCAGTTGA
- the gyrB gene encoding DNA topoisomerase (ATP-hydrolyzing) subunit B, which produces MNDTPENSNDTSGNGATGNASYGADSIKVLKGLDAVRKRPGMYIGDTDDGSGLHHMVFEVSDNSIDEALAGHADRVLIQLNPDGSVSVEDNGRGIPVDMHAEEGVSAAEVIMTQLHAGGKFENTTEGNAYKVSGGLHGVGVSVVNALSEWLELTVWRNGREYWMRFRHGDAEAPLIERGEAPVVDGAPKRGTRVTFLASTETFKNVTEFDFDKLEHRYRELAFLNSGVRVILADARHEERKEVDMYYEGGIAAFVKWLDRNKTPLLQDPIAISAMRDGVGIDVALEWNDSYYENVLAFTNNIPQRDGGTHLAAFRAALTRTLNNYAERSGLLKKEKVSLSGEDMREGLTAIVSVKLADPKFSSQTKDKLVSSEVRQPLESLMSDKLDQWLEENPQLARQVVGKVIDAAAAREAARKARELTRRKGAMDIASLPGKLHDCAEKDPAKSELFLVEGDSAGGSAKQGRDSHYQAILPLKGKILNVERARFDRIIGSKEVGTLIQALGTGIRDEFSIDKLRYHKIVIMTDADVDGAHIRTLLLTFFYRQMPQIIEGGYLYIAQPPLYKVSKGRSEVYLKDDAALDQYLVDAGIDALRFDSGEGPRSGNDLRNLVDHARRMRTLMRYVPRRYDPALVEALALNGALAADLTPDARAQAAARAAQWLEAGEASAGDDGRWTVDVTEEGGFHIQRRWRGVTDHHVIEPGFAASAEARKLAALMAEVGDTYARPGRLVALNAVAAVEEPVSDEGDEDANAAAPAPASTKDGSSITRPIELLDAILAFGRKGLSISRYKGLGEMNAEQLWETTLDPANRSLLQVESETADLTDEVFSRLMGDDVEPRRDFIQENALNVANLDV; this is translated from the coding sequence ATGAACGACACCCCTGAAAACAGCAATGACACCTCCGGGAACGGCGCCACTGGCAATGCCAGCTATGGCGCGGATTCGATCAAGGTTCTCAAAGGCCTGGATGCCGTCCGCAAGCGTCCAGGGATGTATATCGGCGACACGGACGATGGTTCGGGCCTGCACCATATGGTGTTCGAGGTATCGGACAATTCGATTGACGAGGCCCTGGCCGGCCATGCAGACCGCGTCCTGATCCAGCTGAACCCCGACGGATCGGTCTCGGTCGAAGACAATGGTCGCGGCATTCCGGTCGACATGCATGCCGAAGAAGGCGTGTCGGCGGCAGAAGTGATCATGACCCAGCTGCACGCAGGCGGGAAGTTCGAGAACACCACCGAAGGCAATGCCTACAAGGTCTCCGGCGGCTTGCACGGCGTTGGCGTATCGGTGGTCAACGCCTTGTCGGAATGGCTCGAGCTGACCGTCTGGCGCAACGGCCGGGAATATTGGATGCGTTTCCGGCATGGTGATGCCGAAGCCCCGCTGATCGAACGCGGCGAAGCACCAGTCGTAGATGGCGCACCCAAGCGCGGAACCCGCGTGACCTTCCTTGCATCGACCGAGACGTTCAAGAACGTCACCGAATTTGATTTTGACAAGCTCGAGCATCGCTATCGCGAACTCGCCTTCCTCAATTCGGGCGTCCGCGTGATCCTTGCCGACGCCCGGCACGAGGAGCGCAAGGAAGTAGACATGTATTACGAAGGCGGGATCGCCGCCTTCGTCAAATGGCTCGACCGCAACAAGACCCCGCTGTTGCAGGACCCCATCGCCATTTCGGCGATGCGCGATGGCGTCGGCATCGACGTCGCGCTCGAATGGAATGACAGCTATTACGAGAATGTCCTCGCGTTCACCAACAACATCCCCCAGCGCGACGGGGGCACCCACCTCGCCGCCTTCCGGGCCGCCCTGACGCGGACGCTCAACAATTATGCCGAACGGTCGGGCCTGCTCAAGAAGGAGAAGGTCAGCCTGTCGGGCGAGGACATGCGCGAGGGCCTGACCGCAATCGTGTCGGTCAAGCTCGCGGACCCCAAGTTCAGCAGCCAGACCAAGGACAAGCTGGTCAGCAGCGAAGTGCGCCAGCCGCTCGAAAGCCTGATGAGCGACAAGCTTGACCAGTGGCTTGAGGAAAACCCCCAGTTGGCCCGGCAGGTGGTCGGCAAGGTGATAGACGCCGCCGCGGCCCGCGAGGCGGCGCGCAAGGCCCGTGAACTGACCCGGCGCAAGGGGGCGATGGACATCGCCAGCCTGCCCGGCAAGCTGCACGACTGTGCCGAGAAGGACCCGGCCAAGTCAGAACTCTTCCTTGTCGAAGGTGATTCCGCTGGCGGTTCAGCCAAGCAGGGTCGCGACAGCCATTATCAGGCTATCTTGCCGCTCAAAGGCAAGATCCTCAACGTCGAGCGCGCACGCTTTGACCGTATCATCGGATCCAAGGAAGTGGGCACGCTCATTCAGGCGCTGGGGACCGGCATTCGCGACGAGTTCAGCATCGACAAGCTGCGCTATCACAAGATTGTCATCATGACCGATGCTGATGTCGATGGCGCGCATATCCGCACGCTTTTGCTCACTTTCTTCTACCGGCAAATGCCGCAGATCATCGAAGGCGGCTATCTCTACATTGCCCAGCCGCCACTCTACAAGGTGAGCAAGGGCCGCTCCGAAGTCTATCTCAAGGATGATGCCGCGCTTGACCAATATCTGGTCGATGCCGGCATTGATGCGCTGCGCTTTGACAGCGGTGAGGGACCGCGCAGCGGCAACGACCTGCGCAATCTTGTCGACCATGCCCGGCGGATGCGGACGCTGATGCGCTATGTGCCGCGCCGTTATGATCCGGCGCTGGTCGAAGCACTGGCGCTCAATGGCGCATTGGCTGCCGACCTTACGCCCGATGCACGCGCACAGGCAGCTGCCCGCGCCGCGCAATGGCTCGAAGCGGGCGAAGCCTCAGCCGGCGATGATGGCCGCTGGACGGTCGACGTGACCGAAGAAGGCGGTTTCCACATTCAGCGGCGCTGGCGCGGCGTGACCGACCATCATGTCATCGAACCCGGTTTTGCCGCCTCTGCCGAGGCGCGCAAGCTGGCGGCGCTGATGGCGGAAGTGGGTGACACCTATGCCCGTCCGGGACGGCTGGTGGCATTGAATGCCGTCGCCGCCGTCGAAGAGCCGGTCAGCGACGAAGGTGACGAGGATGCAAACGCCGCTGCGCCCGCGCCCGCCTCAACCAAGGATGGCAGCAGCATCACCCGGCCGATCGAACTGCTCGACGCCATTCTCGCCTTTGGTCGCAAGGGGTTGTCGATCAGCCGCTACAAGGGGCTGGGCGAAATGAACGCCGAACAATTGTGGGAAACGACGCTCGACCCGGCCAATCGCTCGCTCTTGCAGGTTGAATCCGAAACAGCCGATCTCACAGATGAGGTGTTCAGTCGCCTGATGGGCGATGATGTCGAGCCACGGCGCGACTTCATCCAGGAAAATGCGCTGAACGTCGCCAATCTCGACGTCTGA
- a CDS encoding cytochrome b — translation MESGQYSRVARWLHWGMALLIIGNLAGGLLHDIAPQQIMPLHKANGILLLALAIVRIGWRLTHKGPDWPDSLSAGARRLSSLTHAMLYGLMVLIPLSGWIMSSASDRPISFFGLFDVPKFAVTKEDLIAGISHEGHEILAFMMIALLVLHIAAALRHHFILKDGIMARMLG, via the coding sequence GTGGAAAGTGGACAATATTCGCGGGTTGCCCGCTGGCTGCACTGGGGCATGGCCCTTTTGATTATCGGCAATCTGGCTGGCGGATTGTTGCACGATATTGCCCCGCAACAGATCATGCCGCTGCACAAGGCTAATGGTATCCTGCTGTTGGCCCTTGCCATTGTCCGCATTGGCTGGCGGCTGACGCACAAGGGTCCCGACTGGCCGGACAGCCTGTCAGCTGGCGCGCGACGTCTGTCGTCTTTAACCCATGCCATGCTCTATGGTTTGATGGTGCTGATTCCCCTGTCGGGCTGGATCATGTCGTCTGCCAGCGATCGGCCAATCAGCTTCTTCGGCCTGTTTGACGTACCCAAATTTGCCGTGACCAAGGAAGACCTGATTGCCGGGATCAGCCATGAGGGGCATGAAATATTGGCGTTCATGATGATCGCCCTCTTGGTGCTGCATATCGCGGCTGCCCTGCGCCATCATTTCATCCTGAAGGATGGCATCATGGCCCGTATGCTGGGCTGA
- a CDS encoding 3-hydroxyacyl-CoA dehydrogenase NAD-binding domain-containing protein, whose translation MSDMPQSVTSARDGEVYVVIVNNPPVNALSWHVRQGLSDKFAEALADDSVKAIVLRCDGATFIAGADITEFGKAPQGPDFNAVLNSIEQATKPVVAAIHGTALGGGLETALVCHYRVAVPSAKLGVPEVKLGLLPGAGGTQRLPRIVGVEMAAEMVSGGEPLSAKKAAEVGLVDRLAGEDSLAADAIAFAREAIAMGPRPTRDRPVTGDVAVIEKLKSANARKWKGFDAPYANLACVEAATRLPFDEGLKFERTEFTKLMSGSQSAAQRYMFFAERQAAKIDGLPKDVQLRGISKVGVIGAGTMGGGITMNFLQKGIPVTIIEMVQENLDRGVGVIRKNYEASAAKGRFKPEQVEAMMGLLTPSLSLEDLADCDLIIEAVYENMDVKKELFGKLDAIAKPGAILASNTSYLDVNEIASATKRPADVLGMHFFSPANVMKLLEVVRGDATAPDVLATAMAIGKKIGKVAVVAGVCHGFIGNRMLSQRQIPANALLMEGALPDQIDQVHLDFGMPMGPFQMSDLAGLDIGWHRDPSRIETLRDAFCAAGRFGQKNGKGFYDYDERRNRTVSAEANAIIEDFRSKSNLAKREVTTQEIIERTIYPMVNEGAKILEEGKAQRASDIDVVWIYGYGWPVYRGGPMFWAGLEGLGKIVASLDAQGIEVSPLLRAKAEKGESF comes from the coding sequence ATGTCCGATATGCCGCAAAGCGTCACCTCTGCCCGCGATGGCGAAGTCTATGTCGTCATCGTCAACAATCCGCCGGTCAATGCCCTGTCCTGGCATGTCCGTCAGGGTCTGTCAGACAAGTTCGCCGAAGCACTGGCCGACGATAGCGTAAAGGCGATCGTGCTGCGCTGCGACGGGGCGACCTTCATCGCCGGCGCAGACATCACCGAATTTGGCAAGGCACCGCAAGGCCCCGATTTCAACGCGGTGCTCAACAGCATCGAACAGGCGACCAAGCCGGTGGTCGCCGCTATCCACGGCACGGCGCTGGGCGGCGGTCTCGAAACCGCGCTGGTCTGTCATTATCGCGTTGCCGTGCCCTCGGCCAAGCTCGGCGTGCCCGAAGTCAAGCTGGGCCTGCTGCCCGGAGCCGGTGGCACCCAGCGCCTGCCGCGCATCGTCGGCGTCGAAATGGCGGCCGAGATGGTGTCAGGTGGTGAACCGCTGTCGGCCAAGAAGGCCGCCGAAGTGGGCTTGGTTGATCGTCTGGCAGGCGAGGACAGCCTGGCTGCCGATGCCATTGCCTTTGCCCGTGAAGCCATCGCCATGGGTCCGCGGCCGACTCGCGACCGGCCGGTTACCGGCGACGTGGCCGTTATCGAGAAACTGAAATCCGCCAATGCCCGCAAGTGGAAGGGCTTTGACGCGCCCTATGCCAACCTCGCCTGCGTCGAGGCGGCGACCCGCCTGCCGTTTGACGAAGGCCTCAAGTTTGAGCGCACCGAGTTCACCAAGCTGATGAGCGGAAGCCAGTCAGCGGCGCAGCGCTACATGTTCTTTGCCGAGCGTCAGGCTGCCAAGATCGACGGCCTGCCCAAGGATGTGCAACTGCGCGGCATCAGCAAGGTCGGCGTGATCGGTGCGGGCACGATGGGCGGCGGCATCACCATGAATTTCCTCCAAAAGGGCATTCCGGTGACCATCATCGAAATGGTCCAGGAAAATCTCGACCGTGGCGTCGGCGTCATCCGCAAGAATTACGAGGCGAGCGCCGCCAAGGGCCGGTTCAAACCCGAACAGGTGGAGGCGATGATGGGCCTGCTCACCCCGTCGCTCAGCCTCGAAGACCTTGCTGACTGCGACCTGATCATCGAAGCCGTCTATGAGAATATGGACGTCAAGAAGGAACTGTTCGGCAAGCTGGACGCCATTGCAAAGCCCGGTGCGATCCTGGCCAGCAACACCAGCTATCTCGACGTCAACGAGATTGCATCGGCCACCAAACGGCCGGCCGATGTGCTCGGCATGCACTTTTTCTCGCCCGCCAACGTCATGAAATTGCTCGAAGTTGTCCGTGGCGATGCCACCGCGCCCGACGTGCTCGCGACCGCGATGGCGATCGGCAAGAAGATCGGCAAGGTCGCCGTGGTCGCGGGTGTCTGCCATGGATTCATCGGCAACCGCATGCTCAGCCAGCGGCAGATACCGGCCAATGCCCTCCTCATGGAAGGTGCCCTGCCCGACCAGATTGACCAGGTCCATCTCGATTTCGGCATGCCGATGGGTCCGTTCCAGATGTCCGACCTCGCCGGGCTCGACATTGGCTGGCACCGTGACCCGAGCAGGATCGAAACGCTGCGTGATGCCTTTTGCGCCGCTGGCCGCTTTGGCCAGAAGAATGGCAAAGGGTTTTACGACTATGACGAAAGACGCAACCGCACCGTCAGCGCCGAAGCCAATGCCATCATCGAGGACTTCCGCTCCAAATCAAACCTCGCCAAGCGCGAGGTGACGACGCAGGAAATCATTGAGCGCACCATCTATCCGATGGTCAATGAAGGCGCGAAAATCCTCGAGGAAGGCAAGGCACAGCGGGCCAGCGACATCGATGTCGTGTGGATCTATGGCTATGGCTGGCCGGTCTATCGCGGCGGCCCGATGTTCTGGGCGGGGCTCGAAGGGCTTGGCAAGATCGTCGCTTCGCTTGACGCGCAAGGCATCGAGGTTTCGCCCCTGCTTCGTGCCAAGGCAGAAAAAGGCGAAAGCTTCTGA